The following nucleotide sequence is from Pseudomonadota bacterium.
ACGCGATTGACGTGCACGAGTTTCTCCAAGAAACCTTCGCTCGATTCGCTTAAGCTTTCTAACGCCATGCCCGCCACACCTAAAATTGGAGGCCCGATTCGCGCGCCGCATCCGCCAGCGCCTTGATCCGCCCATGGTACTTGAATCCCGATCGGTCGAATGCAACCCGATCGAGGCCTGCCGCTTTGGCGCGATCACCGACGGCCTTACCCACGATCACCGCGGCCTTTATGTTGCCGCCGTAGCCGATTTCCGCGCGTAGCGCCTTATCCAAGCTGGAAGCGCTGGCGACGATCTGAGCCCCGGCCGGTGCTATCACTTGGGCGTAGATATGCCGCGGCGTTTTATGGACGCTTAGCCGATGCAGCCCCAGTTCTTTTATCTTCGCCCGAGTACGGCGAGCGCGTCTGAGCCGAGTCGTTTTTCTGTCCATCGAAGTCCTTACCTCGCTACGCTTTCTTTGCTTCCTTACGCCTGATCACTTCGCCAGCATACCGGATGCCCTTCCCCTTGTAAGGTTCCGGCGGCCGATACCTGCGAATATTCGCCGCGATCTGTCCCACCTGCTGTTTATCCGCCCCTTTTACCACGATTTCCGTCGTACTTGGGGTCTGGATCGTGATGCCTTCGGGAATGTCGAAGTGAATCCGGTGAGAATAGCCGAGCGCGAGGTTCAATACCCTGCCCTGTACTTGGGCGCGATAGCCCACCCCGGTGATCTCCAGTTTTTTCTGGAACCCCGTGGCGACACCTTCGAGCATATTGGCTAACAACGCCCGCGTCGTGCCCGCGAACATGCGGCCGGCCTTGGAGCCATCCTTGGGTGACACGCACAACCTCCGGTCTTTATTGATGATCTCCACGAAGCTTGAAAACTCCCGTGACATCGTACCTTGAGAACCTTTCAGAATCACGGTCTGGTCCGTCACGGTGGCCTCGACCTCCTTCGGGAGCAGTACCGGATTTTTCGCGACTCTAGACATGGCTACCCTCAGACGATGTAGCCCAGCACTTCGCCACCGATGCCGCGCTGGCGCGCCTCGCGGTCGGACATGAGACCCTGCGAGGTGCTCACGATGGCGATCCCTAGACCGCCGCTGACTTTGGGGATAGCGTTTTGCGAGCGGTAGATACGCAGGCCCGGGCGGCTGGCGCGTTTGATTTTCTCGATCACGGGCCGTCCTTCGAAATACTTGAGCGTCACCGAAAGCGCCGGCTTTCCATCGCGCTCCTGCGCGCAATAGTCTTCGATATAACCCTCGCGCTTGAGCACCTCAGCAAGCGCGCTTTTTTGCTTGGAAGCCGGCAGGACAATACAACGCTTGCCCGCCGCTTGTCCATTGCGGAGCTGGGTGAACATGTCCGCAATCGGATCTTGCATGGTCATATTTTTAACGAACCTTCCAAAAACCCTGACGATAATAGCAGGCCGTGACGGCGCGCATGGTTACCAACTTGCCTTTACCAAACCCGGGACGTCACCGTCCATCGCGGCCAGCCGCAGTTTGTTGCGCGATAAGCCGAACTTGCGGTAAAAACCGCGCGGTCGCCCCGTAGCCCGGCATCGATTGCGCAGCCGAACCGGACTCGAGTCTCTAGGCAGCAGGTGTAGCTTCACCCGCGCCTGCTGACGATTCTCTTCGCTGAGCGTGGTGTCTTTTATTTGCGCCGCTAGGCGCGCGCGCGCGGCCGCGTATTTTTTTACTAGCCTCACCCGCCGCAGGCCGCGATTGATGATCGATGTCTTTGCCATCTCTATTACCTTGGGATCAGTGACGCAGCGGAAGCTTGAACGCGGTCAGCAAGGCCCGCGCCTCATCGTCCGTCCTTGCGGTGGTAGTGATACAGATATCCAAGCCCCGGATCACGTCGATCTTGTCGTAATCGATTTCCGGAAAAATAATCTGCTCCTTCACGCCGAAGCTGTAATTCCCTCGTCCATCGAAGGCCCGGCCGCTCAAGCCGCGAAAATCGCGGATCCTCGGTATCGCGATATTGATCAAGCGATCCAGAAACTCATACATGCGTTCGCTCCGCAGAGTCACCTTGCAGCCGATAGGCCAACCGTCCCGGATCTTGAAGTTGGCAATCGATTTACGCGCTCGCGTCACCACCGGTTTCTGGCCGGCGATCCGCGTTAAATCGTCGACCGCATGGTCGACAATCTTCTTATCCGCCACCGCTTCTCCAAGTCCCATGTTCAGCGTGATTTTGATAATCCGGGGGACCGCCATGACGCTCTTGTACCCATACGCCTGTTGCAACTCTGCGACGATGATCTCGCGATAAATTGTACGCAACCGGGGCATGCCAACACCTGTGTTAGGTCTCAACTACTTCTCCCGAGGATTTGAAATAGCGCACCTTGCGGCCGTCCTCGAGCACTTTGAAGCCGACCTTGTCGGCCTTTTTCGTCTGTGGGTTATATAGCGCCACATTCGAAATATGGATGGGCGCTTCCTTCTCGACGATCCCGCCCGGGGTGCCCGAGCGCGGGTTAGGCCGGGTGTGGCGCTTTACCATATTGGCGCTCTCGACCACGACCCTGTCATTGGGGAAAACGCGCGTCACCACCCCGCGGTGGCCTTTCGATTTACCCACCGAGATGACGACTTGATCACCTTTTTTGATCTTACGCATTGCTCAACTCAGAGGACTTCAGGCGCCAATGATATGATGCGCATAAACCGCTCGGTACGCAGCTCCCGCGTGACCGGGCCAAAAATCCGTGTCCCGATGGGTTGCAACTGCTTATCCAATAACACCGCGGCATTACCATCGAAGCGAATCACCGATCCGTCCGCTCGCCGCACGCCCTTTTTCGTACGCACGACCACCGCGTCATACACCTCGCCCTTTTTTACCTTGCCCCGAGGGATGGCCTCCTTGATCGTGACTTTTATGATATCGCCGACATAAGCATACCTGCGCTTTGACCCGCCCAAAACCTTAATACACATCAAGCGCCGCGCTCCGCTGTTGTCGGCCGCATCCAAATTCGATTGCATCTGTATCATCGGTCAGTTCCTAAACGCGGCAATGACCATGGTTCAAAGCTCCGCGGCACGCTCGATTAGCTTTTGAACGCGCCAGCTTTTCCGCTTCGAGATCGGCCGGCACTCTTCGATAGCCACCGTATCCCCTTGCTTACAGGCGCTGGCTTCGTCGTGGGCGAGTAACTTCGTCGAACGGCGTATGTATTTCTTGTACA
It contains:
- the rplF gene encoding 50S ribosomal protein L6, translating into MSRVAKNPVLLPKEVEATVTDQTVILKGSQGTMSREFSSFVEIINKDRRLCVSPKDGSKAGRMFAGTTRALLANMLEGVATGFQKKLEITGVGYRAQVQGRVLNLALGYSHRIHFDIPEGITIQTPSTTEIVVKGADKQQVGQIAANIRRYRPPEPYKGKGIRYAGEVIRRKEAKKA
- the rpsH gene encoding 30S ribosomal protein S8, with the translated sequence MTMQDPIADMFTQLRNGQAAGKRCIVLPASKQKSALAEVLKREGYIEDYCAQERDGKPALSVTLKYFEGRPVIEKIKRASRPGLRIYRSQNAIPKVSGGLGIAIVSTSQGLMSDREARQRGIGGEVLGYIV
- the rplX gene encoding 50S ribosomal protein L24, whose protein sequence is MRKIKKGDQVVISVGKSKGHRGVVTRVFPNDRVVVESANMVKRHTRPNPRSGTPGGIVEKEAPIHISNVALYNPQTKKADKVGFKVLEDGRKVRYFKSSGEVVET
- the rpsN gene encoding 30S ribosomal protein S14 gives rise to the protein MAKTSIINRGLRRVRLVKKYAAARARLAAQIKDTTLSEENRQQARVKLHLLPRDSSPVRLRNRCRATGRPRGFYRKFGLSRNKLRLAAMDGDVPGLVKASW
- the rplE gene encoding 50S ribosomal protein L5, producing MPRLRTIYREIIVAELQQAYGYKSVMAVPRIIKITLNMGLGEAVADKKIVDHAVDDLTRIAGQKPVVTRARKSIANFKIRDGWPIGCKVTLRSERMYEFLDRLINIAIPRIRDFRGLSGRAFDGRGNYSFGVKEQIIFPEIDYDKIDVIRGLDICITTTARTDDEARALLTAFKLPLRH
- the rplN gene encoding 50S ribosomal protein L14, coding for MIQMQSNLDAADNSGARRLMCIKVLGGSKRRYAYVGDIIKVTIKEAIPRGKVKKGEVYDAVVVRTKKGVRRADGSVIRFDGNAAVLLDKQLQPIGTRIFGPVTRELRTERFMRIISLAPEVL
- the rplR gene encoding 50S ribosomal protein L18, coding for MDRKTTRLRRARRTRAKIKELGLHRLSVHKTPRHIYAQVIAPAGAQIVASASSLDKALRAEIGYGGNIKAAVIVGKAVGDRAKAAGLDRVAFDRSGFKYHGRIKALADAARESGLQF
- the rpsQ gene encoding 30S ribosomal protein S17 translates to MNEPLKAPRILIGQVVSDKMQKTVAVLVERKVLHPLYKKYIRRSTKLLAHDEASACKQGDTVAIEECRPISKRKSWRVQKLIERAAEL